From Streptomyces sp. TLI_235, a single genomic window includes:
- a CDS encoding S-(hydroxymethyl)mycothiol dehydrogenase, with the protein MAQQVRGVIARSKGAPVEVVTVVVPDPGPGEAVVKVQACGVCHTDLHYREGGINDEFPFLLGHEAAGVVEAVGEGVTEVAPGDFVILNWRAVCGRCRACRRGRPWYCFDTHNAKQRMTLTDGTELSPALGIGAFAEKTLVAAGQCTKVDPAASPAAAGLLGCGVMAGLGAAINTGGVGRGDSVAVIGCGGVGSAAVLGARLAGAARIIAVDVDGRKLAAAQKLGATHTVDSSAADAVEAIRELTGGHGADVVIDAVGRPETYRQAFYARDLAGTVVLVGVPTPEMRLDLPLLDVFGRGGALKSSWYGDCLPSRDFPLLIDLYLQGRLDLDAFVSETIPLDGVEQAFGRMHKGEVLRSVVLF; encoded by the coding sequence ATGGCCCAGCAGGTACGGGGTGTGATCGCACGGTCCAAGGGTGCACCGGTCGAGGTGGTGACGGTGGTGGTGCCCGACCCGGGGCCGGGCGAGGCCGTGGTGAAGGTCCAGGCGTGCGGGGTCTGCCACACCGACCTGCACTACCGCGAGGGCGGCATCAACGACGAGTTCCCCTTCCTGCTCGGCCACGAGGCCGCGGGTGTGGTGGAGGCGGTCGGCGAGGGCGTCACCGAGGTCGCCCCGGGCGACTTCGTGATCCTCAACTGGCGTGCGGTGTGCGGCCGCTGCCGGGCGTGTCGGCGCGGCCGGCCCTGGTACTGCTTCGACACCCACAACGCGAAGCAGCGGATGACGCTGACCGACGGCACCGAGCTCTCCCCCGCGCTCGGCATCGGCGCGTTCGCCGAGAAGACCCTGGTCGCGGCAGGCCAGTGCACCAAGGTCGACCCGGCCGCCTCCCCCGCCGCGGCCGGCCTGCTGGGCTGCGGCGTGATGGCCGGCCTCGGCGCGGCCATCAACACCGGCGGGGTGGGCCGCGGCGACTCGGTGGCGGTGATCGGCTGCGGCGGTGTCGGCAGCGCGGCCGTGCTCGGCGCCCGACTGGCCGGCGCGGCCCGGATCATCGCGGTCGACGTGGACGGCCGCAAGCTCGCCGCCGCGCAGAAGCTCGGCGCCACCCACACCGTCGACTCCTCCGCCGCGGACGCCGTCGAGGCGATCCGCGAGCTGACCGGCGGCCACGGCGCGGACGTGGTCATCGACGCGGTCGGCCGCCCGGAGACGTACCGGCAGGCCTTCTACGCCCGTGACCTGGCCGGCACCGTCGTGCTGGTCGGCGTGCCCACCCCGGAGATGCGGCTGGACCTGCCGCTGCTGGACGTCTTCGGCCGCGGCGGCGCCCTCAAGTCCTCCTGGTACGGCGACTGCCTGCCGAGCCGGGACTTCCCGCTGCTGATCGACCTCTACCTGCAGGGCCGCCTCGACCTGGACGCCTTCGTCAGCGAGACCATTCCGCTGGACGGCGTCGAACAGGCCTTCGGGCGGATGCACAAGGGCGAGGTCCTGCGATCGGTGGTGCTGTTCTGA
- a CDS encoding glyoxylase-like metal-dependent hydrolase (beta-lactamase superfamily II): protein MTVRIEHLVTSGEFSLDGGTWQVDNNVWLVGDDEQVLVIDPAHDAEAVADAVGDRRLVAIVCTHGHNDHINAAPELAALTNAPVLLHPEDAVLWHQTHPGCKPDADLADGQTLTVAGTELAVLHTPGHSPGAVCLYAPALGTVFSGDTLFAGGPGATGRSFSDFPTIIRSIDRRLLVLPPETVVRTGHGDSTTIGDEAPYLDEWIARGH from the coding sequence ATGACCGTCCGCATCGAACACCTGGTCACCTCGGGCGAGTTCAGCCTGGACGGCGGCACCTGGCAGGTCGACAACAACGTCTGGCTGGTCGGCGACGACGAGCAGGTACTGGTCATCGACCCGGCCCACGACGCCGAGGCGGTCGCGGACGCCGTCGGCGACCGGCGGCTGGTCGCGATCGTCTGTACCCACGGGCACAACGACCACATCAACGCCGCCCCCGAGCTCGCCGCCCTCACCAACGCCCCCGTGCTGCTCCACCCCGAGGACGCGGTGCTCTGGCATCAGACCCATCCGGGCTGCAAGCCGGACGCCGACCTCGCCGACGGGCAGACCCTCACCGTCGCCGGCACCGAGCTGGCCGTGCTGCACACCCCCGGGCACAGCCCCGGCGCCGTCTGCCTGTACGCGCCCGCCCTCGGCACGGTCTTCAGCGGCGACACCCTCTTCGCCGGCGGCCCCGGCGCCACCGGCCGATCCTTCTCCGACTTCCCGACGATCATCCGCTCGATCGACCGGCGGCTGCTCGTCCTCCCCCCGGAGACCGTGGTCCGCACCGGCCACGGCGACTCCACCACCATCGGCGACGAGGCCCCGTACCTGGACGAGTGGATCGCCCGCGGCCACTGA
- a CDS encoding regulatory LuxR family protein — MDALNENALRRLLARPWTAGGAARPVLLLVEGEAGTGKSRLLDRLARTVPVPVRTDPRAVEPAGGPALLLVDDVHRADEDRLAALRALLADPPAGLSCVLAHRPEELAEPGLPLGPDTEYAAALTVVRHALGPLGTDEIRQAAAAVLGPDRCPPDLADRLHRATGGTAQTVADLLDLLAAQDGPPPAAFAPPPRLAALALRRTAALPPQQRAVVHAAAVLDEPAAAADLAEVAGLAPDTARTALQAALRTAALHDHGDGRYGLRAPLAAAAVRERLAGPYREELDGRAADLLVRRQPVPWERVAEHRRACGRERGWLQAVERAARRHADSGDLERAVALLESALATGSVPEHARSRLVTLLARSAVMGLRSDRTLAVLQHIVADRGLAPAVRGEIRLDLGLLLCNQIGRCTDGLAELERAVGELQEQPVLLARAMSALSMPYWPGAPLAENVAWIERALAVSERVGDPVVQAAVAANRVSVLLNIGDPAAWPLVDALPRDGEPVAVRQQAARGLCNAADAAVWIGHYDRSRELLGEGVALAARSGASYAEQTGRGCTLVLDWATGRWAGLAGRAGALVAEAGDMPFIASDARLVLGLLALARGAWAETEEYLSGPDAPDRDHGPVPLSAAASGALIRLALAREDTAAAAAEAALAWDRLRAKGVWAWAAELAPWAVEATARAGAAAAAREMAAEFAAGLDGRDAPSADAALHWTRAALAEVAGDHGAARTHYERAADGYRALPRPYHAALTAAAAARCALAADGAGREGAVEVLAESAAAFEALGATWDAARTRAELRGHRPPEDRRGPGRPAYGDLLSPREEEVAQLAGAGMTNREIAAALHLSPRTVEQHVARALQKTGARSRQQLTAVPRAAAD; from the coding sequence GTGGACGCACTGAACGAGAACGCGCTGCGGCGGCTGCTGGCCCGGCCCTGGACGGCCGGCGGCGCGGCCCGGCCCGTGCTGCTGCTCGTCGAGGGCGAGGCGGGCACCGGCAAGAGCCGCCTTCTCGACCGGCTGGCCCGCACCGTGCCGGTGCCCGTCCGCACCGACCCGCGGGCCGTCGAACCCGCCGGCGGCCCCGCCCTGCTCCTCGTCGACGACGTCCACCGCGCCGACGAGGACCGCCTCGCGGCCCTGCGCGCCCTGCTCGCCGACCCGCCGGCCGGCCTCTCCTGCGTCCTCGCCCACCGGCCCGAGGAACTCGCCGAACCCGGCCTGCCGCTCGGACCGGACACCGAGTACGCCGCCGCACTCACCGTCGTCCGCCATGCACTCGGACCGCTCGGCACCGACGAGATCCGACAGGCGGCCGCCGCCGTACTCGGCCCCGACCGCTGCCCGCCCGACCTCGCCGACCGGCTGCACCGCGCCACCGGCGGCACCGCCCAGACCGTCGCCGACCTGCTCGACCTGCTCGCCGCCCAGGACGGCCCACCGCCGGCCGCGTTCGCGCCACCGCCCCGGCTCGCCGCCCTCGCCCTGCGCCGCACCGCGGCCCTGCCCCCGCAGCAGCGCGCCGTCGTGCACGCCGCGGCCGTCCTCGACGAGCCCGCCGCGGCCGCCGACCTCGCCGAGGTGGCCGGCCTCGCCCCGGACACCGCCCGCACCGCCCTGCAGGCCGCGCTGCGCACCGCCGCCCTGCACGACCACGGCGACGGCCGGTACGGCCTCCGGGCGCCGCTCGCGGCCGCCGCCGTCCGCGAGCGCCTCGCCGGCCCGTACCGGGAGGAGCTGGACGGCCGGGCCGCCGACCTGCTGGTACGCCGGCAGCCGGTCCCCTGGGAACGGGTCGCCGAACACCGGCGGGCCTGCGGCCGGGAACGCGGCTGGCTGCAGGCCGTCGAACGGGCCGCCCGGCGGCACGCCGACAGCGGCGACCTGGAGCGCGCCGTCGCCCTGCTGGAGTCCGCGCTCGCCACCGGCTCGGTGCCCGAGCACGCCCGCTCCCGCCTGGTCACCCTGCTCGCCCGCTCCGCCGTGATGGGCCTGCGCTCCGACCGGACCCTCGCCGTGCTGCAGCACATCGTCGCCGACCGCGGACTCGCGCCCGCCGTGCGCGGCGAGATCCGGCTCGACCTCGGCCTGCTGCTCTGCAACCAGATCGGCCGCTGCACCGACGGCCTCGCCGAACTGGAACGCGCCGTCGGCGAGCTCCAGGAGCAGCCCGTGCTGCTCGCCCGGGCGATGTCCGCCCTGTCGATGCCGTACTGGCCCGGCGCCCCGCTCGCCGAGAACGTCGCCTGGATCGAGCGCGCGCTCGCCGTCTCCGAACGGGTCGGCGACCCCGTCGTGCAGGCCGCCGTGGCCGCCAACCGGGTCAGCGTGCTGCTCAACATCGGCGACCCCGCCGCCTGGCCGCTGGTCGACGCGCTGCCCCGGGACGGCGAACCCGTCGCCGTCCGCCAGCAGGCCGCCCGCGGCCTGTGCAACGCCGCCGACGCCGCCGTCTGGATCGGCCACTACGACCGCTCCCGCGAACTGCTCGGCGAGGGCGTCGCCCTGGCCGCCCGCAGCGGCGCCTCCTACGCCGAACAGACCGGCCGCGGCTGCACCCTCGTCCTCGACTGGGCGACCGGCCGCTGGGCCGGACTCGCCGGCCGGGCCGGCGCCCTCGTCGCCGAAGCCGGCGACATGCCCTTCATCGCCTCCGACGCCCGGCTCGTCCTCGGCCTGCTCGCCCTCGCCCGCGGCGCCTGGGCGGAGACCGAGGAGTACCTCTCCGGTCCGGACGCCCCGGACCGCGACCACGGACCCGTCCCGCTCTCCGCCGCCGCCTCCGGCGCCCTGATCCGGCTCGCCCTTGCCCGCGAGGACACCGCCGCCGCCGCGGCCGAGGCCGCCCTCGCCTGGGACCGGCTGCGCGCCAAGGGCGTCTGGGCCTGGGCCGCCGAACTCGCCCCCTGGGCCGTCGAGGCCACCGCCCGGGCCGGCGCCGCCGCGGCGGCCCGCGAGATGGCCGCCGAGTTCGCCGCCGGCCTCGACGGCCGGGACGCCCCCTCCGCCGACGCCGCCCTGCACTGGACCAGGGCCGCCCTCGCCGAGGTCGCCGGCGACCACGGGGCCGCCCGCACCCACTACGAGCGCGCCGCCGACGGCTACCGGGCGCTGCCCCGCCCGTACCACGCGGCCCTCACCGCGGCGGCGGCCGCCCGTTGCGCCCTGGCGGCCGACGGCGCGGGCCGGGAGGGCGCGGTCGAGGTGCTCGCGGAGAGCGCGGCGGCCTTCGAGGCGCTCGGCGCCACCTGGGACGCCGCCCGGACGAGGGCCGAGCTGCGCGGCCACCGGCCGCCCGAGGACCGCCGCGGCCCCGGCCGCCCCGCCTACGGGGACCTGCTCTCCCCCCGCGAGGAGGAGGTCGCGCAGCTGGCCGGCGCCGGGATGACCAACCGGGAGATCGCCGCCGCCCTGCACCTGTCCCCGCGGACGGTCGAGCAGCATGTCGCGCGGGCCCTGCAGAAGACCGGCGCACGCTCCCGCCAGCAGCTCACGGCGGTGCCGCGGGCCGCTGCGGATTGA
- a CDS encoding anti-sigma regulatory factor (Ser/Thr protein kinase) (manually curated): protein MSNSISSRSVALAVAPDDPPRSARLTASVSLPAVPESVPRLRRTARALVHNRRLSADVAEALSVIVTELVTNAVLHSGSADVSVLFEVCDTALTVRVRDWGHWRERAAPRCEPADVDAAFGRGLDLVDAFAVDTTVVRTAEGTLVEAVIAL, encoded by the coding sequence GTGAGCAACTCGATCTCTTCCAGATCCGTCGCCCTGGCCGTCGCGCCGGACGATCCGCCCCGGTCCGCCCGTCTCACGGCCTCGGTGTCACTGCCGGCCGTGCCGGAGTCGGTGCCGCGGCTGCGCCGCACCGCGCGGGCGCTGGTGCACAACCGGCGGCTCTCCGCGGACGTCGCGGAGGCGCTCTCGGTGATCGTGACGGAGCTGGTGACCAACGCGGTGCTGCACAGCGGCAGCGCGGACGTGTCGGTGCTCTTCGAGGTGTGCGACACCGCCCTCACGGTACGCGTCCGGGACTGGGGGCACTGGCGCGAACGGGCCGCTCCGCGCTGCGAACCGGCCGACGTGGACGCGGCGTTCGGCCGCGGACTGGACCTGGTGGACGCGTTCGCGGTGGACACCACCGTGGTCCGGACCGCCGAGGGCACCCTCGTCGAGGCCGTGATCGCGCTGTAG
- a CDS encoding immune inhibitor A peptidase M6: MRSTLLPLAAAGALLAAAGAVASAAPATATAAACTPAQVVANGGFESGSSPWSASSGVITSGGGQTAHGGSSFAWLDGYGSSHTDTLSQSVTLPAGCTSATLSLWLHVDTAETTAATAYDKLTASIGGTTLASWSNLDARPGYLQKSFDVSSFAGRTVTLSFTGTEDSGLQTSFVLDDIALDVSGGGTPTPTPTPTPTPTSSPTGTPSPDGTRTPAAPAYTVSLTSDASGASWTGHESVSFTNASATPLSEVYLRLWDNAHGSCPSTPITVTGVTGGTASALSVSCTAMKVTLPAPLAQGQSGTVGFDLGITVPSGADRFGHDGAYNFLGNALPVLAVRDGAGWHLDPYTNNGESFYSLAADFDVTLDHPSGLLVPATGTSVDTPGGSGRTVTRATASKVRDFAWGAGPFTKISGTSSAGVKVNVYSVSGISSGDAQSMLTTAKSAVDAHAQRFGAYPYAELDAVIDNSFWFGGMEYPGFVLDLVSTTALTHEIAHQWFYGIVGDDEYTSPWLDESFTDYATDLALGKTGSGCWSSVSWSSSAEKITDAMAYWDAHSSRYSTVVYTYGKCALHDLRRQIGDGAMSTLLHDYAQSHWYGVSTTAEFKAAAQAAAGTDLTSFWSQHRIEG, encoded by the coding sequence ATGAGAAGCACCCTTCTCCCCCTGGCCGCCGCGGGCGCGCTGCTCGCAGCCGCCGGCGCGGTGGCGAGCGCCGCACCGGCCACGGCCACGGCGGCGGCCTGCACGCCGGCCCAGGTGGTCGCCAACGGCGGTTTCGAGTCCGGTAGTTCACCCTGGTCCGCGTCGAGCGGGGTGATCACGAGCGGCGGCGGGCAGACCGCGCACGGCGGCAGCTCCTTCGCCTGGCTGGACGGCTACGGCTCCTCCCACACCGACACGCTCTCCCAGTCGGTGACCCTGCCGGCGGGCTGCACCTCGGCCACGCTGAGCCTGTGGCTGCACGTGGACACCGCCGAGACCACCGCCGCCACCGCCTACGACAAGCTCACCGCGAGCATCGGCGGTACCACGCTGGCCAGTTGGTCCAACCTGGACGCCCGGCCCGGCTATCTGCAGAAGTCCTTCGACGTGTCCTCCTTCGCCGGCCGGACGGTGACGCTCTCCTTCACCGGCACCGAGGACTCCGGACTGCAGACCAGTTTCGTGCTGGACGACATCGCCCTGGACGTCTCCGGCGGCGGCACCCCCACACCGACACCCACGCCCACCCCGACACCGACGTCCTCCCCCACCGGCACCCCGTCGCCGGACGGCACCCGGACCCCGGCCGCCCCCGCCTACACCGTCTCGCTCACCAGCGACGCCTCCGGCGCGTCCTGGACGGGCCACGAGAGCGTCTCCTTCACCAACGCCTCGGCCACCCCGCTCTCCGAGGTGTACCTGCGGCTGTGGGACAACGCGCACGGCAGCTGCCCGAGCACCCCGATCACCGTCACCGGTGTCACCGGCGGCACCGCCTCCGCGCTCTCGGTGTCCTGCACGGCGATGAAGGTGACCCTGCCGGCGCCGCTCGCGCAGGGGCAGAGCGGGACGGTCGGCTTCGACCTCGGCATCACGGTGCCGAGCGGCGCGGACCGGTTCGGCCACGACGGCGCGTACAACTTCCTCGGCAACGCGCTGCCGGTGCTGGCCGTCCGGGACGGCGCGGGCTGGCACCTCGACCCGTACACCAACAACGGCGAGTCCTTCTACTCGCTGGCGGCGGACTTCGACGTGACCCTCGACCACCCGAGCGGGCTGCTGGTGCCGGCCACCGGCACCTCGGTGGACACCCCGGGCGGCTCGGGCCGCACCGTCACCCGGGCGACCGCGAGCAAGGTGCGCGACTTCGCCTGGGGCGCCGGACCGTTCACGAAGATCAGCGGCACCTCGTCGGCGGGCGTGAAGGTCAACGTCTACTCGGTGAGCGGGATCTCCTCCGGTGACGCCCAGTCGATGCTGACCACCGCGAAGTCGGCGGTGGACGCGCACGCACAGCGCTTCGGCGCCTACCCGTACGCCGAGCTGGACGCGGTGATCGACAACAGCTTCTGGTTCGGCGGCATGGAGTACCCGGGCTTCGTGCTCGACCTGGTCTCCACCACGGCGCTCACCCACGAGATCGCGCACCAGTGGTTCTACGGGATCGTCGGCGACGACGAGTACACCAGCCCGTGGCTGGACGAGTCCTTCACCGACTACGCCACCGACCTGGCGCTCGGCAAGACCGGGTCGGGCTGCTGGAGCAGCGTCTCCTGGTCCTCCTCGGCCGAGAAGATCACCGACGCGATGGCGTACTGGGACGCGCACTCCTCGCGCTACTCCACCGTCGTCTACACCTACGGCAAGTGCGCCCTGCACGACCTGCGGCGGCAGATCGGCGACGGCGCGATGAGCACGCTGCTGCACGACTACGCCCAGTCGCACTGGTACGGGGTGAGCACCACCGCCGAGTTCAAGGCGGCGGCGCAGGCCGCGGCCGGCACCGATCTGACCTCGTTCTGGAGCCAGCACCGGATCGAGGGCTGA
- a CDS encoding phospholipase D-like protein, whose translation MDDYPLLNLFWTMLELFVFILWFFLLFKIITDIFRSKDMGGWGKAGWTIFVILLPLIGVLVYLIARGGSMAERDLEQAQRTDEAFQAYVRRATAEGGGGGSGQSHADQLTKLAELKTSGAISEEEFQKAKAKLLA comes from the coding sequence ATGGACGACTACCCGCTGCTCAACCTCTTCTGGACGATGCTGGAGCTCTTCGTCTTCATCCTCTGGTTCTTCCTGCTCTTCAAGATCATCACAGACATCTTCCGCAGCAAGGACATGGGCGGCTGGGGCAAGGCCGGCTGGACGATCTTCGTCATCCTGCTGCCGCTGATCGGCGTGCTGGTCTACCTGATCGCCCGCGGCGGCTCGATGGCCGAGCGCGATCTGGAGCAGGCGCAGCGGACGGACGAGGCGTTCCAGGCGTACGTCCGCCGGGCGACCGCCGAGGGCGGCGGAGGCGGCTCGGGCCAGAGCCACGCGGATCAGCTGACCAAGCTCGCCGAACTGAAGACCAGCGGCGCCATCTCCGAGGAGGAGTTCCAGAAGGCGAAGGCGAAACTGCTGGCCTGA
- a CDS encoding PucR-like helix-turn-helix protein, translated as MRPPALAPPAAAPTGPVRPHRLRGLPEEPPARRPVRSRADTEAEQLLCRTAAYLLRDVDGLARELVAQISEREPAYPATIGPEELRLEVRTSLESSVRTLLDPAGTWEAARLCSWQIGARRAQRELPLDALLHAFRLGGELVWRRLVDTATRREPDHAHLLLHSAAGIWSFVDEHSDLITQAYRLVESQTAREHRERARAMVQALLDGATRITDLPTVATALDLPERGRYAVAALAGPAGPPRHPAETAPPADPPPGVRIIRHRGTDGEHALLLLGAAEPADVADCLGHHRGARVGIGTVVEELGEIGAARHAADIALRTCTADGDVALLHERLPAALVVSLPGFGSALVDRALGPVLELDHQDRESMLSTLAAWLDSAGSAQRAGARLFCHRNTVLNRLRRYEQLSGRSLNHPRALVELSLALDAHRLLSA; from the coding sequence GTGAGACCACCCGCCCTGGCTCCGCCCGCCGCCGCACCGACTGGCCCCGTCCGGCCGCACCGGCTGCGCGGCTTGCCCGAGGAGCCGCCCGCCAGGCGCCCCGTCCGCTCCCGGGCCGACACCGAGGCCGAGCAGCTGCTCTGCCGCACCGCCGCCTACCTGCTGCGCGACGTCGACGGGCTGGCCCGCGAACTCGTCGCGCAGATCAGCGAACGGGAGCCCGCCTACCCCGCCACCATCGGCCCCGAGGAGCTGCGGCTGGAGGTGCGCACCTCGCTGGAGAGCTCCGTGCGCACCCTGCTCGACCCGGCGGGCACCTGGGAGGCCGCCCGGCTCTGCTCCTGGCAGATCGGCGCCCGCCGCGCGCAGCGCGAACTCCCATTGGATGCCCTGCTGCACGCCTTCCGGCTCGGCGGGGAACTGGTCTGGCGGCGCCTGGTGGATACCGCCACCCGCCGCGAGCCCGACCACGCCCACCTGCTGCTGCACAGCGCCGCCGGTATCTGGAGCTTCGTCGACGAGCACTCCGACCTGATCACCCAGGCCTACCGGCTGGTCGAGAGCCAGACCGCCCGCGAGCACCGCGAACGCGCCCGCGCCATGGTGCAGGCCCTGCTCGACGGCGCCACCCGGATCACCGACCTGCCCACCGTCGCCACCGCGCTCGACCTCCCGGAACGCGGCCGGTACGCGGTCGCCGCGCTGGCCGGACCGGCCGGACCGCCCCGGCACCCCGCCGAGACCGCGCCGCCCGCCGACCCGCCACCGGGCGTGCGGATCATCCGGCACCGCGGCACCGACGGCGAGCACGCCCTGCTGCTGCTCGGCGCCGCCGAACCCGCCGACGTCGCCGACTGCCTGGGCCACCACCGGGGCGCCCGGGTCGGCATCGGCACCGTCGTCGAGGAACTCGGCGAGATCGGCGCCGCCCGGCACGCCGCCGACATCGCGCTGCGCACCTGCACCGCCGACGGCGACGTGGCCCTGCTGCACGAGCGGCTGCCCGCCGCCCTCGTCGTCTCCCTCCCGGGCTTCGGCTCCGCGCTCGTCGACCGGGCGCTCGGCCCCGTCCTCGAGCTCGACCACCAGGACCGCGAGTCGATGCTCAGCACACTCGCCGCCTGGCTGGACAGCGCCGGCTCGGCGCAGCGGGCCGGCGCCCGGCTGTTCTGCCACCGCAACACCGTGCTCAACCGGCTGCGACGCTACGAGCAGTTGAGCGGGCGCAGCCTCAACCACCCGCGCGCCCTCGTCGAGTTGTCGCTCGCGCTGGACGCGCACCGGCTGCTGTCGGCCTGA
- a CDS encoding amino acid/amide ABC transporter ATP-binding protein 2 (HAAT family), with amino-acid sequence MSPPERSSTLTVENLHVAYGRAVQALRGVSLDLPAGRIVAVLGANGAGKSTLLRAVSGTLGLHRGAVTAGTVTVGGLPLGDDPALAVRAGVVQVPEGRRVFADLTVEENLRAGELGRGRRDAATRREARERVFALLPVLAERRRQRAGLMSGGEQQMLAIGRALMADPRVLLLDEPSLGLAPRMVRQIGGIVREINRQGTSVLLVEQNTAMALSVAHRALVLENGRVRLEGAAEELAAGDEVRRLYLGAAPQDGPADTDPRPAAPALSRWTA; translated from the coding sequence ATGAGCCCACCCGAGCGGTCGAGCACGCTCACCGTCGAGAATCTGCACGTCGCCTACGGGCGCGCCGTCCAGGCGCTGCGCGGGGTCTCCCTGGACCTCCCGGCCGGACGGATCGTCGCCGTCCTCGGCGCCAACGGGGCCGGCAAGAGCACCCTGCTGCGGGCCGTCTCCGGCACCCTCGGCCTGCACCGGGGCGCGGTCACCGCCGGCACGGTGACGGTCGGCGGCCTGCCGCTCGGCGACGACCCGGCCCTTGCGGTGCGCGCGGGGGTCGTCCAGGTGCCGGAGGGCCGGCGGGTGTTCGCCGACCTCACGGTGGAGGAGAACCTCCGGGCGGGCGAGCTCGGCCGGGGCCGCCGGGACGCCGCCACCCGACGGGAGGCCCGCGAGCGGGTCTTCGCGCTGCTGCCGGTGCTGGCCGAGCGCCGCCGTCAACGGGCCGGGCTGATGTCCGGCGGCGAACAGCAGATGCTGGCGATCGGGCGGGCCCTGATGGCGGATCCGCGCGTCCTGCTGCTGGACGAGCCCTCGCTCGGCCTCGCCCCGCGGATGGTCCGGCAGATCGGCGGGATCGTGCGGGAGATCAACCGGCAGGGCACCTCGGTGCTGCTGGTCGAGCAGAACACCGCGATGGCCCTTTCGGTCGCGCACCGCGCGCTCGTGCTGGAGAACGGACGCGTCCGGCTGGAGGGCGCCGCCGAGGAGCTCGCCGCCGGCGACGAGGTCCGCCGGCTCTACCTCGGCGCGGCCCCGCAGGACGGGCCGGCGGACACCGACCCCCGTCCGGCCGCCCCCGCGCTGAGCCGGTGGACGGCATGA
- a CDS encoding amino acid/amide ABC transporter ATP-binding protein 1 (HAAT family): MTARLTVRDLTVRFAGLTALDGVSFTVEPGTVHALIGPNGAGKSTCFNVLSGVYRAASGSVDYDGRELTGMPPHAIAGLGVARTFQNIVLTAGTVADNLMLGRHRLTRAGFAATALRLPAAVREQRRHRERAREIAEFLGLGRHFDQPVGPLPYGLRKRVEIARALCTEPGLLLLDEPVAGMNPTERLDMAGTVAAIRESLGISILLVEHDMGMVMRLADTVTVLDFGRRIADGTPEAVQQDPAVVRAYLGQEEPA; this comes from the coding sequence ATGACCGCCCGGCTCACCGTCCGCGACCTCACCGTAAGGTTCGCCGGCCTCACCGCGCTGGACGGCGTCTCCTTCACCGTCGAACCGGGCACCGTGCACGCCCTGATCGGCCCGAACGGCGCCGGCAAGTCCACCTGCTTCAACGTGCTCTCCGGCGTGTACCGGGCGGCCTCCGGCAGCGTCGACTACGACGGCCGGGAGCTGACCGGGATGCCGCCGCACGCGATCGCCGGGCTCGGGGTCGCCCGCACCTTCCAGAACATCGTGCTCACCGCGGGCACCGTCGCCGACAACCTGATGCTCGGCCGGCACCGGCTCACCCGGGCCGGCTTCGCCGCCACCGCGCTGCGGCTGCCCGCGGCCGTCCGCGAGCAGCGGCGGCACCGCGAACGGGCCCGCGAGATAGCCGAGTTCCTCGGCCTCGGCCGGCACTTCGACCAGCCCGTCGGCCCGCTGCCGTACGGCCTGCGCAAGCGGGTGGAGATCGCCCGGGCGCTGTGCACGGAACCCGGACTGCTGCTGCTCGACGAGCCGGTGGCCGGCATGAACCCCACCGAACGGCTGGACATGGCCGGCACCGTGGCCGCGATCCGCGAGTCGCTCGGCATCTCGATCCTGCTGGTCGAGCACGACATGGGGATGGTCATGCGGCTCGCCGACACCGTCACCGTCCTCGACTTCGGCCGCCGGATCGCCGACGGCACGCCCGAGGCCGTCCAGCAGGACCCGGCCGTCGTCCGCGCCTACCTCGGACAGGAGGAACCCGCATGA